A single region of the Mannheimia bovis genome encodes:
- the ubiD gene encoding 4-hydroxy-3-polyprenylbenzoate decarboxylase, which yields MKYKNLREFLDLLEAQGELVRIKQEIDPYLEMTEIADRTLRKGGPALLFENPKGSQIPVLCNLFGTPKRVAMGMGQEDTKALRELGKLLAFLKEPEPPKGFKDLIGQLPQWKQILNMPPKVLSRAECQQVVISGNEVDLTKLPIMHCWKGDIAPLVTWGLTITQGPYKKRQNLGIYRQQLIGKNKLIMRWLSHRGGALDFQEWKAENPDKPFPVSVAIGADPATILAAVTPIPDTLSEYAFAGLLRGHKTEVVKSISNDLEVPASAEIVLEGYIDLEETALEGPYGDHTGYYNEQEYFPVFTVTHITMRKDAIYHSTYTGRPPDEPAVLGEALNEVFIPILQKQFPEIVDFYLPPEGCSYRLAVVTMKKQYAGHAKRVMMGVWSFLRQFMYTKFVIVCDDDVNARDWKDVIWAITTRCDPARDTTMIENTPIDYLDFASPIAGLGSKMGIDATNKWAGETNREWGTPIEKDENVVKRIDEIWDQLGI from the coding sequence ATGAAATATAAAAATTTACGAGAATTTCTTGATTTGCTTGAAGCACAAGGCGAGTTAGTTCGTATTAAGCAAGAGATCGATCCTTATTTAGAAATGACGGAAATTGCCGATAGAACCTTAAGAAAAGGTGGACCGGCATTGTTGTTTGAAAACCCTAAGGGTAGCCAAATTCCTGTACTATGCAATTTATTCGGCACACCAAAACGAGTGGCGATGGGAATGGGGCAGGAAGATACCAAAGCCCTGCGTGAACTAGGTAAACTGCTCGCCTTTTTAAAAGAGCCTGAGCCGCCAAAAGGTTTCAAGGATTTAATCGGGCAGCTGCCGCAATGGAAGCAAATTCTTAATATGCCGCCGAAAGTGCTAAGTCGAGCAGAATGCCAGCAAGTGGTCATTTCGGGCAATGAAGTCGATCTCACTAAGTTGCCTATTATGCACTGCTGGAAAGGCGATATTGCCCCACTCGTTACTTGGGGGCTGACGATTACGCAAGGTCCGTACAAAAAACGCCAAAATCTGGGGATTTATCGCCAACAATTAATCGGCAAAAACAAGCTCATTATGCGTTGGCTCTCGCATCGTGGCGGTGCGTTAGATTTCCAAGAGTGGAAAGCGGAAAACCCCGATAAACCATTCCCTGTTTCGGTTGCCATTGGAGCAGATCCGGCAACGATTTTAGCCGCCGTTACGCCAATTCCCGATACACTCTCGGAATATGCGTTCGCCGGGCTATTGCGTGGGCATAAAACGGAAGTAGTGAAATCCATTTCTAACGATTTAGAAGTGCCGGCAAGTGCAGAAATTGTACTTGAAGGCTACATTGATTTAGAGGAAACCGCATTAGAAGGTCCTTACGGCGACCACACGGGTTACTACAACGAACAAGAATATTTCCCCGTGTTTACCGTTACCCATATCACAATGCGAAAAGATGCGATTTATCATAGTACCTACACAGGCAGACCACCTGATGAGCCGGCGGTGTTAGGCGAAGCGTTAAACGAAGTCTTTATTCCGATTTTACAGAAGCAATTCCCTGAAATTGTCGATTTCTATCTGCCACCGGAAGGCTGCTCGTATCGTTTAGCAGTCGTTACGATGAAAAAGCAATACGCAGGGCACGCTAAACGGGTAATGATGGGCGTTTGGTCATTCTTACGCCAATTTATGTACACCAAATTTGTAATTGTGTGTGATGATGATGTAAACGCTCGTGATTGGAAAGATGTGATTTGGGCGATCACCACTCGCTGCGACCCGGCTCGAGATACTACGATGATCGAAAATACTCCAATTGATTATCTTGATTTTGCCTCGCCAATTGCCGGCTTAGGCTCAAAAATGGGGATTGATGCTACCAACAAATGGGCTGGCGAAACCAACCGTGAATGGGGAACACCTATCGAAAAAGATGAAAATGTAGTTAAACGCATTGATGAAATTTGGGATCAACTTGGCATCTAA
- the rne gene encoding ribonuclease E: MKRMLINATQKEELRVALVDGQRLFDLDIESPGHEQKKSNIYKGKITRVEPSLEAAFVDYGAERHGFLPLKEISREYFPSDYVFNGRPNIKDIIQEGQEVIVQVSKEERGNKGAALTTFISLAGSYLVLMPNNPRAGGISRRIEGDERLELKEALDCLDVPEDVGLIVRTAGVGKSPEELQWDLKVLLHHWDAIKKAAESRPAPFLIHQESDVIVRAIRDYLRRDIGEILIDNKKVFEKAKNHIRLVRPDFINRVRLYEGEVPLFSHYQIESQIESAFQREVRLPSGGSIVIDVTEALTAIDINSSRSTRGGDIEETALNTNLEAADEIARQLRLRDLGGLIVIDFIDMTPVRHQREVENRIREATRQDRARIQFARISRFGLLEMSRQRLSPSLSEASSHICPRCQGTGKVRDNESIALSILRLLEEEAIKENTAQVHTIVPVQIATYLLNEKRKAISSIEKRHEVQIVVVPSESMETPHFAVYRLRENEVTLTLSYDLTKHYEARTEEEHCNHQHHEDVLVTRNEPVITVESVLQSSELNIQPAPAPAKPEKPSLLSRLITAIKSWFKEDKKEEQKPKSKARNQRERRQRRERPNRNTKAENQERKQPQNQVLSQEEKAIRAEKKQRRTVVEEVSGVTETQENRNNQRENQAERRQRRELRKKVRVETVEAVSENLAPSTVEALVVKTNDIENVQKNAEIQPLVAAESVAESISENRDNNRQRRLPRHLRVGNQRRRENSRSNTASAMPLSSAVASPELASGKVWVQFAAPAKAEEKVQFLSVDQMLEQQETQPVEVEKKAVEKKTHSVSPLGGFVAQPTNRDLVKEKQEEHAKPKAEKGLEPEIQKSEVKEHIAPFGSVVAQPSERDLVKEKNERVGKFQSQATVAPAIVGSSQAVEIPVSSYESSYSFNGKLGTFSRVEHTKSAMTVASAPNEESKPFAISEWQNSKYYFYGKGFGGYTSAVSQVQSAPRSTNIE; encoded by the coding sequence ATGAAAAGAATGTTAATCAATGCAACTCAAAAAGAAGAGTTGCGTGTTGCCCTTGTTGATGGGCAACGTTTATTCGACCTGGATATTGAAAGTCCGGGGCACGAACAGAAAAAATCCAATATCTACAAGGGTAAAATTACCCGTGTTGAACCAAGCCTTGAAGCAGCATTCGTTGATTACGGTGCAGAACGCCACGGTTTCCTACCTTTAAAAGAAATTTCCCGTGAATACTTCCCGTCAGACTATGTGTTTAACGGTCGTCCAAATATCAAAGATATTATCCAAGAAGGGCAAGAAGTTATCGTTCAAGTCAGCAAAGAAGAACGTGGTAATAAAGGTGCAGCATTAACCACTTTCATTTCTCTTGCGGGTAGTTACTTAGTTTTAATGCCAAACAATCCGCGTGCAGGCGGTATTTCCCGCCGTATTGAAGGCGATGAGCGTTTAGAGTTAAAAGAGGCTTTAGACTGCTTAGATGTACCTGAAGATGTCGGTTTGATCGTACGTACTGCCGGTGTGGGAAAATCACCTGAAGAGTTGCAGTGGGACTTAAAAGTGCTATTGCACCATTGGGACGCCATTAAAAAAGCGGCAGAATCTCGCCCTGCACCTTTCCTAATCCATCAAGAAAGTGATGTAATTGTACGTGCAATTCGTGATTACCTACGCCGTGATATTGGTGAAATCTTAATCGACAACAAAAAAGTATTCGAAAAGGCGAAAAATCACATTCGTTTGGTTCGCCCTGATTTCATCAACCGTGTGCGTTTATACGAAGGCGAAGTACCGTTATTTAGCCATTATCAAATTGAATCGCAAATTGAATCTGCATTCCAACGTGAAGTACGTTTACCGTCAGGCGGCTCAATTGTTATTGATGTAACAGAAGCTCTAACAGCGATTGATATTAACTCATCACGTTCAACTCGCGGTGGCGATATTGAAGAAACTGCTCTTAACACTAACTTAGAAGCGGCAGATGAAATTGCTCGCCAATTACGTTTACGTGATTTGGGCGGTTTAATTGTGATCGACTTTATCGATATGACCCCGGTTCGCCACCAACGTGAAGTCGAAAACCGTATTCGTGAAGCCACACGCCAAGACCGTGCAAGAATTCAGTTCGCCCGCATTTCACGTTTCGGTTTGTTAGAAATGAGCCGTCAGCGTTTAAGCCCATCGTTAAGCGAAGCGTCATCACACATCTGCCCTCGTTGCCAGGGCACGGGTAAAGTGCGTGATAACGAATCTATTGCTCTTTCAATTTTACGTTTATTGGAAGAAGAAGCAATCAAAGAAAATACAGCTCAAGTTCACACCATTGTACCTGTGCAAATTGCAACCTACTTGTTAAATGAAAAACGTAAAGCAATTTCAAGCATCGAAAAACGCCACGAAGTACAAATTGTAGTTGTGCCGTCTGAAAGTATGGAAACTCCTCACTTTGCGGTATATCGTTTGCGTGAAAATGAAGTAACACTAACCTTGAGCTACGATCTAACCAAACATTACGAAGCTCGCACAGAGGAAGAACATTGTAATCATCAGCATCACGAAGATGTGTTAGTTACTCGCAATGAACCTGTGATTACCGTTGAGTCTGTGTTACAAAGTTCCGAACTCAACATTCAGCCTGCTCCGGCACCTGCGAAGCCGGAAAAACCATCACTACTTAGTCGTTTAATCACAGCGATAAAAAGTTGGTTTAAAGAGGACAAGAAAGAAGAGCAAAAGCCAAAATCAAAAGCACGTAATCAACGTGAACGTCGCCAACGCCGCGAACGTCCGAATCGCAATACAAAGGCAGAAAATCAAGAGCGTAAACAACCGCAAAACCAAGTCCTTTCTCAAGAAGAAAAAGCTATTCGTGCTGAGAAAAAACAACGCCGTACAGTGGTTGAAGAAGTTTCCGGTGTAACTGAAACGCAGGAAAACCGTAATAATCAGCGTGAAAACCAAGCGGAACGTAGACAACGTCGTGAATTACGCAAAAAAGTACGTGTTGAAACGGTAGAAGCTGTGAGTGAAAATTTAGCACCATCAACAGTAGAAGCTCTTGTTGTTAAAACGAATGATATTGAAAATGTGCAAAAAAATGCAGAAATTCAACCGCTTGTAGCGGCAGAATCAGTTGCTGAAAGCATCTCTGAAAACCGTGATAACAACCGCCAACGCCGTTTGCCTCGCCACTTACGGGTAGGTAATCAGCGTCGTCGCGAAAATAGTCGTAGTAATACGGCTTCTGCAATGCCATTGAGCTCAGCAGTTGCTTCACCTGAACTTGCCAGCGGCAAAGTTTGGGTGCAATTTGCAGCTCCAGCAAAAGCGGAAGAAAAAGTACAATTCTTATCTGTTGATCAAATGCTGGAACAGCAAGAAACCCAACCTGTTGAAGTAGAGAAAAAAGCAGTCGAGAAAAAAACGCACTCTGTTAGCCCGTTAGGTGGATTTGTAGCTCAACCGACCAATCGTGATTTAGTCAAAGAAAAACAAGAGGAACACGCTAAGCCTAAAGCAGAAAAAGGATTAGAACCGGAAATTCAAAAATCAGAAGTAAAAGAACATATTGCTCCATTTGGCAGTGTGGTTGCTCAGCCTTCTGAGCGTGATTTGGTAAAAGAGAAGAATGAGCGTGTTGGTAAATTCCAATCGCAAGCAACCGTAGCTCCTGCCATTGTGGGTAGCTCACAAGCAGTTGAAATTCCGGTTTCTAGCTATGAAAGTAGCTATTCTTTCAACGGTAAATTGGGCACGTTCTCACGAGTGGAACATACGAAATCAGCAATGACGGTTGCCTCTGCACCGAACGAAGAATCTAAACCGTTTGCGATTTCCGAGTGGCAAAACTCGAAATACTACTTCTACGGAAAAGGTTTCGGCGGTTACACCAGTGCGGTAAGTCAAGTTCAATCTGCACCTCGCTCAACCAATATTGAGTAA
- the lysM gene encoding peptidoglycan-binding protein LysM, translated as MGLFDFVGDIGRKLFNKEEDASKAVTEHLAEDNPGVENVNVMVENGVAKISGIASSAAAVEKAVLMAGNVAGITNVNIDALQLAREEQLAGDDEFYVIQKGDTLWEIATKAYGNGAKYKAIVEANKEVIKDENKIFPGQKIRIPKGL; from the coding sequence ATGGGTTTATTTGATTTTGTAGGCGACATTGGTCGTAAATTATTTAACAAAGAAGAAGATGCGTCAAAAGCGGTAACGGAGCATTTGGCGGAAGATAATCCGGGCGTTGAAAATGTGAACGTAATGGTTGAAAACGGTGTAGCAAAAATTTCCGGTATTGCTTCAAGTGCAGCCGCTGTTGAGAAAGCGGTGTTGATGGCAGGTAACGTAGCCGGTATTACTAACGTGAATATTGATGCCTTACAACTTGCAAGAGAAGAGCAGTTAGCCGGCGATGATGAGTTTTACGTTATCCAAAAAGGTGATACTTTATGGGAAATCGCAACGAAAGCATACGGCAACGGTGCAAAATATAAAGCGATTGTGGAAGCGAATAAAGAAGTAATTAAAGACGAAAATAAAATCTTCCCGGGGCAGAAAATCCGTATTCCAAAAGGTTTATAA